Proteins encoded together in one Rossellomorea sp. y25 window:
- a CDS encoding FAD-dependent oxidoreductase, whose translation MTTKEVIIIGGGLSGIMAARTLIENGITDILIIEKSKSVGGRLATRRIQKGKADHGAQFFTVRSAGLQKDVENWLQSGWIKRWFGNPYPRYTSVNGMNALAQKLAETLPINLNTKVFSIRDGRDGPLEVVLDNGEKIIGEHIIVTAPVPQALTLLSEVRGTALLNTITFAPCFVGMFTFVNESIVPAPGHKDEQLPPGVERVVDHHKKGISSTVTVSVYMKGVWSKKRFDLEDDTILGEIQKVAELHLGEGNQLVDAQLKRWKYAEAEEVLHSPYVELGSDKRVMVCGDAFLREKDEAGRTRFESAYLSGISAGERVAEKLKGT comes from the coding sequence ATGACAACGAAAGAAGTGATTATCATAGGTGGCGGTTTGTCGGGAATCATGGCTGCCAGAACGTTAATAGAAAATGGAATAACGGATATCCTGATCATTGAAAAGAGTAAAAGTGTCGGAGGGCGACTCGCCACAAGAAGGATACAAAAAGGAAAAGCGGATCACGGTGCCCAATTCTTCACAGTGCGTTCCGCAGGACTTCAAAAGGATGTAGAGAATTGGCTCCAGTCAGGCTGGATCAAAAGATGGTTCGGCAACCCCTACCCGCGATACACCTCCGTTAATGGAATGAACGCCCTTGCCCAAAAACTGGCCGAAACACTTCCTATAAACCTCAACACAAAAGTCTTCTCCATCCGTGATGGGAGGGACGGACCTCTGGAAGTGGTGCTGGATAATGGTGAAAAGATCATTGGGGAACATATCATTGTAACGGCTCCCGTACCTCAGGCCCTTACATTGCTGTCTGAAGTCAGGGGCACGGCGCTGTTGAACACTATCACATTCGCTCCATGCTTTGTAGGTATGTTCACCTTTGTTAATGAGAGCATCGTACCTGCACCGGGACATAAAGACGAACAGCTGCCCCCGGGAGTAGAACGGGTGGTGGATCATCACAAGAAAGGAATTTCTTCTACCGTAACGGTGAGTGTGTATATGAAGGGAGTCTGGTCGAAGAAGCGCTTTGACCTGGAGGACGACACCATTTTGGGTGAAATTCAGAAGGTTGCAGAGCTTCATCTGGGAGAGGGAAATCAATTGGTCGATGCTCAATTGAAACGTTGGAAATATGCTGAGGCAGAAGAAGTCCTTCACTCTCCTTATGTGGAACTTGGAAGTGATAAGCGGGTTATGGTTTGTGGAGATGCCTTTTTAAGGGAAAAGGATGAAGCAGGACGAACACGGTTTGAAAGTGCTTATTTATCCGGGATTTCAGCCGGGGAAAGAGTGGCAGAAAAGCTGAAGGGAACATGA
- a CDS encoding GNAT family N-acetyltransferase, with translation MNIQLKQANPDHLDTIMDVYLRCKKDLDEKGLLQWNEVYPSREYFEEEMTNENLYVLMIDEKIAGSATLNEWQSPEWSEIPWRFAKEWVIHALFLDPLQQGNGLGKVFMGKCEELARKKGFESIRLDAYSRNTGANSLYEKMGYEYRGSVYFTSKPEGHQEYRCYEKALTL, from the coding sequence ATGAACATACAACTAAAGCAAGCGAACCCTGACCATCTCGACACGATTATGGACGTTTACTTGAGATGTAAAAAGGATCTGGATGAAAAAGGATTACTTCAATGGAATGAAGTCTACCCGAGCCGTGAATATTTTGAGGAAGAAATGACCAATGAAAATCTGTACGTACTCATGATAGATGAAAAAATAGCAGGATCCGCGACCCTGAATGAATGGCAGTCCCCGGAATGGTCCGAGATTCCTTGGAGATTTGCGAAGGAGTGGGTGATTCATGCATTGTTTCTTGATCCCCTTCAGCAGGGAAATGGATTGGGGAAAGTTTTCATGGGGAAGTGTGAAGAGCTCGCTCGTAAAAAAGGGTTCGAGAGTATCAGATTAGATGCGTATTCGAGGAACACGGGAGCCAATTCCCTTTATGAAAAAATGGGCTATGAGTACCGGGGATCGGTCTATTTTACCTCTAAACCAGAGGGACATCAAGAATATCGATGCTATGAGAAAGCCCTGACTCTCTAA